The following are encoded in a window of Flavobacterium psychrotrophum genomic DNA:
- the dnaE gene encoding DNA polymerase III subunit alpha, giving the protein MYLIFDTETTGLPKRWDAPITDTDNWPRCIQIAWQLHDDMGRVVEHQDYIVRPDGFNIPYDAERIHGISTDLALEQGISLGEALERFNVALGKASFIVGQNVGFDVNIMGSEFYRHGLETRLGNMKVLDTCTEVTAELLKLPGGRGGRFKLPTLTELHQYLFDQPFAEAHNATADVEATTRCFLELVKREIFTKEQLDVHPSYFHEFRTANPQTIQLIGLKHINLKKASEEVRLRLEKLRSADAVETVAPAQNIDITGVNFVHLHNHTQFSVLQSTISVPELVKAAAKYKMPAVAMTDHGNMMGAFHFVSNVMNHNKAAEAKNKAAVEAGEEPTEVLMKPIVGCEFFVCEDHKDKSRKDNGYQIVLLAKNKKGYHNLAKMSSIAYTAGFYYVPRIDKKVIEQYKDDIIVLTGNLSGEVPNKVLNIGENQAEEALLWWKGLFGDDLYMELMRHGQEDENRVNDTLIKLARKHGVKLIGTNNTYYVNKDDSHAHDILLCVKDGEKLATPKGRGRGFRFGLPNTEYYFKSGDEMKSIFKDLPEAIANIQEIVDKVEPYSLYRDVLLPKFDIPEEYQVAEDEADGGKRGENKYLRYLTYRGAEIRYKEITDDIRERLDFELKTIENSGYPGYFLIVQDFIAEARNMGVSVGPGRGSAAGSAVAYCLWITNIDPIAYDLLFERFLNPDRVSMPDIDIDFDDEGRGSVMDYVIKKYGASQVAQIITYGTMAAKSSIRDTARVLDLPLFEADKVAKLIPNMKLAKIFTMDQNALKGALRADEYDRVQELIAMAGGGDLTGETIQQAKVLEGSLRNTGIHACGVIITPDDITNFVPVSVAKDSALYVTQFDNSVVESAGLLKMDFLGLKTLTLIKDTVKLVKYKHDIDLDPEAFPIDDVKTYELFQRGETVGVFQYESPGMQKYMKDLKPTVFADLIAMNALYRPGPLEYIPSFVRRKNGEEEIKYDLDACEEYLKETYGITVYQEQVMLLSQKLAGFTKGEADVLRKAMGKKQKEVLDKMKPKFVAQAADKGHDPKVLEKIWKDWEAFASYAFNKSHSTCYAWVAYQTAYLKAHYPAEYMAAVLSNNMSDIKQVTFFMEECKRMGLEVLGPDVNESYYKFTVNDRGAVRFGMGAVKGVGAGAVDTIVENRKNGRYKSIFDLAKRIDLRSANKKAFENLALSGGFDCFAETHRAQYFYMDASENISFLEKAVRYGSKFQENENSSQVSLFGEASEVQIPEPVVPPCEEWTTMEKLAREKDVVGIYISGHPLDDYKFEMRYFCNSRLEALKNLEPHVNKNLSFGGIISNVQHKVAKNGKGWAAFFLEGYDESYEFRIYGEEYLKFRHFLIGNNFTFIKVMVREGWTNAEGKKGDPRLQFVGIQYLQDVLPTFAKKLIIQFNVLDLQEQLIQALFQLFSGNKGDNQVTFEVMEIDKVKKPAVIAPPQEAKLTLREPVDDADEAEFDEVIELPDEEEEEESLKVVTKLVMPSRKLKVKISNELLQELDKLQVNFKLN; this is encoded by the coding sequence ATGTACCTGATATTTGACACGGAAACAACCGGATTACCCAAACGCTGGGATGCGCCCATAACCGATACCGATAACTGGCCCCGCTGTATACAAATAGCCTGGCAGCTGCATGATGATATGGGGCGTGTTGTAGAACACCAGGATTATATAGTAAGGCCCGATGGCTTTAATATACCCTATGATGCCGAACGTATTCACGGTATCAGTACAGACCTTGCGCTTGAGCAGGGAATTTCTCTTGGCGAAGCCTTGGAGCGTTTTAATGTAGCCTTAGGCAAAGCCTCGTTTATCGTGGGCCAGAATGTAGGCTTCGATGTTAATATTATGGGTAGCGAGTTTTACCGCCACGGCCTCGAAACCCGTTTGGGCAATATGAAGGTACTTGATACCTGTACTGAGGTTACGGCTGAATTATTAAAGCTGCCCGGTGGGCGCGGGGGAAGGTTTAAGCTGCCTACACTTACAGAGCTGCACCAATACCTTTTTGACCAGCCATTTGCCGAAGCCCACAACGCTACTGCCGACGTTGAGGCTACCACGCGCTGTTTCCTGGAGCTGGTAAAACGCGAAATTTTCACGAAAGAGCAGTTAGATGTGCATCCGTCTTACTTTCATGAGTTTCGCACGGCTAACCCGCAAACCATACAGCTTATAGGGCTTAAGCACATTAATCTTAAAAAGGCGAGTGAAGAGGTACGCCTGCGCCTTGAAAAACTGCGCAGTGCCGATGCCGTTGAAACCGTTGCCCCTGCCCAAAATATTGATATTACAGGTGTAAATTTTGTACACCTGCACAACCATACACAGTTTTCGGTACTGCAAAGTACCATTAGTGTACCGGAGCTGGTTAAGGCAGCTGCAAAATATAAAATGCCGGCAGTTGCAATGACAGATCATGGTAACATGATGGGGGCATTTCACTTTGTAAGCAATGTTATGAACCATAACAAAGCTGCCGAAGCAAAAAACAAAGCTGCCGTAGAAGCCGGAGAAGAACCTACGGAGGTGCTCATGAAGCCTATTGTAGGCTGTGAGTTCTTTGTGTGTGAAGACCACAAAGATAAATCGCGCAAGGATAACGGTTATCAGATCGTATTACTGGCCAAAAATAAAAAGGGCTACCACAACCTGGCTAAAATGTCGTCTATTGCTTATACTGCGGGCTTCTACTATGTGCCGCGTATCGATAAAAAAGTTATAGAGCAGTATAAAGACGATATTATTGTGCTTACGGGTAATCTATCCGGCGAGGTGCCTAACAAGGTGCTGAATATTGGTGAGAACCAGGCCGAAGAAGCATTGCTGTGGTGGAAAGGCCTTTTTGGCGATGATCTTTACATGGAGCTGATGCGCCACGGCCAGGAAGATGAAAATCGTGTAAACGACACGCTTATAAAACTGGCGCGAAAGCATGGTGTAAAGCTTATTGGTACAAACAACACCTATTATGTAAATAAAGACGACAGCCATGCACACGATATTTTGCTGTGTGTAAAAGACGGCGAAAAACTGGCTACCCCTAAGGGGCGTGGTCGTGGTTTCCGTTTTGGCTTGCCAAATACCGAATATTACTTTAAGAGCGGCGACGAAATGAAGTCGATCTTTAAAGACCTGCCGGAAGCCATTGCAAACATTCAGGAAATTGTAGATAAGGTAGAACCCTATTCGCTGTACCGCGATGTACTACTCCCTAAGTTTGATATCCCTGAAGAATACCAGGTTGCAGAAGATGAAGCTGATGGTGGTAAACGTGGAGAGAATAAGTACCTGCGTTACCTTACCTATCGTGGTGCAGAAATACGCTATAAAGAGATTACTGATGATATTCGCGAGCGTCTTGATTTTGAATTAAAAACCATTGAGAATTCCGGTTATCCTGGTTACTTCCTCATCGTGCAGGATTTTATTGCCGAGGCACGAAACATGGGCGTATCGGTAGGGCCGGGGCGTGGTTCTGCGGCGGGTAGTGCGGTGGCCTATTGCCTCTGGATTACCAATATAGACCCCATAGCCTACGACCTGCTCTTTGAGCGTTTCCTGAATCCGGACAGGGTGTCCATGCCCGATATTGATATCGACTTTGATGATGAGGGGCGTGGCAGCGTTATGGACTATGTAATTAAAAAGTATGGTGCCAGCCAGGTAGCCCAGATTATTACCTATGGTACCATGGCGGCAAAGTCATCCATTCGCGATACGGCGCGCGTGCTCGACCTGCCATTGTTTGAGGCAGATAAAGTAGCGAAGCTTATCCCGAACATGAAGCTGGCAAAGATATTTACCATGGACCAGAATGCCTTAAAAGGTGCACTGCGTGCAGATGAATATGACCGTGTTCAGGAGCTTATAGCCATGGCAGGCGGTGGCGACCTTACCGGCGAAACCATACAGCAGGCAAAAGTGCTCGAAGGTTCATTGCGTAATACGGGTATCCACGCCTGTGGGGTAATCATTACGCCCGATGATATTACGAACTTCGTTCCGGTTTCGGTAGCTAAAGATTCTGCCCTGTATGTAACCCAGTTTGATAACTCGGTGGTAGAGAGTGCAGGACTGCTAAAGATGGACTTCCTGGGGTTGAAGACCCTTACCCTTATTAAGGATACTGTTAAGCTTGTAAAATATAAGCACGATATAGACCTCGACCCGGAGGCATTCCCAATAGACGATGTAAAAACGTATGAGCTGTTCCAGAGGGGAGAAACCGTAGGGGTATTCCAGTACGAATCGCCCGGTATGCAAAAGTACATGAAGGATCTTAAGCCTACTGTATTTGCCGACCTTATTGCCATGAACGCCTTGTACCGTCCGGGTCCGTTAGAATATATCCCGAGTTTCGTTCGCCGTAAAAATGGCGAGGAAGAAATAAAATATGACCTTGATGCCTGCGAGGAATACCTTAAGGAAACCTATGGTATTACTGTATACCAGGAGCAGGTAATGCTACTGTCTCAAAAGCTGGCAGGCTTTACTAAAGGTGAGGCCGACGTACTGCGTAAGGCGATGGGTAAAAAGCAAAAGGAAGTACTCGATAAGATGAAACCCAAGTTTGTGGCCCAGGCTGCAGATAAGGGGCACGATCCTAAAGTACTCGAAAAAATATGGAAAGACTGGGAGGCATTTGCGAGTTACGCCTTTAACAAGAGCCACTCTACCTGCTATGCGTGGGTGGCCTATCAAACGGCTTATCTTAAGGCGCACTACCCGGCAGAATATATGGCGGCGGTACTTAGTAACAACATGAGCGACATTAAGCAGGTTACCTTTTTTATGGAAGAGTGTAAGCGCATGGGGCTTGAAGTTCTTGGCCCTGATGTTAACGAATCATATTATAAGTTTACCGTAAACGACCGCGGTGCCGTGCGTTTTGGTATGGGTGCCGTAAAAGGTGTAGGCGCCGGCGCGGTAGACACTATTGTTGAGAACCGTAAAAACGGCAGGTACAAATCTATATTTGACCTTGCAAAGCGCATCGACCTTCGTTCTGCCAATAAAAAAGCATTTGAAAACCTGGCACTGTCAGGAGGGTTTGACTGTTTTGCAGAAACCCACCGGGCGCAGTATTTTTATATGGATGCCAGCGAAAATATTTCGTTTCTTGAAAAAGCAGTGCGTTATGGGTCTAAATTCCAGGAAAATGAGAACTCCAGCCAGGTAAGCCTTTTTGGCGAAGCCAGCGAAGTGCAAATTCCTGAGCCTGTGGTGCCGCCTTGCGAAGAGTGGACCACGATGGAAAAACTTGCCCGCGAAAAAGATGTGGTAGGTATCTATATCTCAGGCCATCCGCTGGACGATTATAAATTTGAAATGCGCTACTTCTGTAACTCGAGGCTGGAGGCATTAAAGAACCTGGAGCCACACGTAAACAAAAACCTCAGCTTTGGCGGTATCATATCTAATGTGCAACATAAAGTTGCTAAGAATGGTAAGGGCTGGGCTGCATTTTTTCTTGAAGGGTATGACGAGAGTTACGAATTCAGGATTTATGGTGAGGAGTATCTTAAGTTCCGCCACTTTCTGATAGGTAATAACTTTACATTCATAAAAGTAATGGTGCGCGAGGGCTGGACTAATGCCGAAGGCAAAAAAGGCGACCCGAGGCTACAGTTTGTAGGAATACAGTACCTGCAGGACGTACTGCCTACGTTTGCTAAAAAGCTTATCATACAGTTTAATGTGCTCGATTTGCAGGAACAGCTTATACAGGCGTTATTCCAGTTGTTTAGTGGTAACAAAGGCGATAACCAGGTAACCTTTGAGGTAATGGAAATTGATAAGGTTAAAAAGCCTGCTGTTATTGCACCTCCTCAGGAAGCTAAGCTAACCCTGCGTGAGCCGGTTGATGATGCCGATGAAGCCGAATTTGATGAAGTAATAGAACTGCCTGATGAGGAGGAAGAGGAAGAAAGCCTAAAGGTGGTTACCAAACTGGTAATGCCGAGCCGTAAGCTAAAAGTTAAGATTTCTAACGAATTATTGCAGGAGCTTGATAAATTGCAGGTAAATTTTAAATTAAACTAA
- a CDS encoding RNA recognition motif domain-containing protein — protein sequence MNIFVGSLPFSLGEADLKESFEAYGPVDSVKIITDKVTGRSKGFGFVEMPNDEEAQRAIDELNGATVGGRTIVVNQSEARPQQPKRSFSNNRGGGFGGGDRNGGRSGGGYGGGDRNGGGGYNRGGSGSYGGGDRGSRY from the coding sequence ATGAACATTTTCGTTGGAAGCCTTCCATTCAGTTTGGGCGAGGCAGATTTAAAAGAGTCTTTTGAGGCTTATGGACCGGTAGATTCTGTAAAAATCATTACAGATAAAGTTACAGGTAGGAGTAAAGGGTTTGGATTTGTAGAAATGCCAAACGACGAAGAAGCCCAAAGAGCAATCGATGAGCTGAATGGCGCTACTGTTGGCGGCAGAACAATTGTTGTTAACCAGAGCGAAGCAAGGCCACAACAGCCAAAAAGAAGCTTCAGCAACAACCGCGGTGGTGGTTTTGGTGGTGGAGATCGTAACGGCGGCCGTAGTGGTGGTGGTTACGGTGGAGGCGATCGCAATGGCGGTGGCGGATACAACCGTGGCGGAAGCGGTAGCTATGGCGGTGGAGACCGTGGTAGTCGTTACTAA
- a CDS encoding DUF6252 family protein, with protein sequence MKKFLSLLVLMTALSSCEEDVKFNNPAVQGFKNNELWKAEDFTATLTDGGTALTVVANNGFETLTLHTVAFDAGVYTLGEGSSNTAAFEFSADGITEDYTTNVKNGGGEIRISEDPRETDLSKGFITGRFKFLAKDSAGTELSFINGYFYKVRVTAVP encoded by the coding sequence ATGAAAAAATTTTTGTCACTTTTAGTGTTAATGACGGCTTTGAGCTCTTGTGAGGAAGATGTTAAATTTAATAATCCCGCAGTACAAGGGTTTAAAAATAATGAACTTTGGAAGGCCGAAGACTTTACCGCTACCCTTACAGATGGTGGTACAGCGCTTACCGTAGTGGCAAATAATGGCTTTGAAACACTTACATTACACACTGTTGCTTTTGATGCCGGTGTTTATACACTTGGAGAAGGCTCTTCTAATACTGCTGCTTTTGAGTTTAGTGCAGACGGTATTACAGAAGATTATACTACAAATGTAAAGAATGGTGGTGGTGAAATAAGAATTAGTGAAGACCCGCGTGAAACAGATCTTTCAAAAGGTTTTATTACGGGTAGGTTTAAATTTCTTGCAAAAGACAGTGCCGGTACTGAGTTATCTTTTATAAACGGATATTTTTATAAAGTACGTGTTACTGCGGTTCCGTAA
- a CDS encoding 30S ribosomal protein S16 produces the protein MPVKIRLQRHGKKGKPFYWVVAADSRSKRDGKFLAKLGTYNPNTNPATIELDVNEAAQWLHNGAQPTDTARAILSYKGALLKHHLDGGVRKGALTQEQADEKLAKWQDEKAGKVDAKKGDLSTAKADAKAKALDAEKKVNEDRIAAAKQAEADAIAAAAPAAEEATSEETASEESTEETQA, from the coding sequence ATGCCTGTAAAAATCAGATTACAAAGACACGGTAAAAAAGGAAAACCTTTTTACTGGGTTGTAGCGGCTGACAGCCGTTCTAAAAGAGATGGTAAATTCCTTGCAAAACTAGGAACTTACAATCCAAACACTAACCCTGCAACTATAGAACTGGATGTTAATGAAGCTGCTCAGTGGCTACATAACGGTGCTCAGCCTACAGATACTGCAAGGGCTATCCTTTCTTACAAAGGCGCTCTACTTAAGCACCACCTTGATGGCGGTGTGCGTAAAGGTGCACTTACACAAGAGCAGGCTGACGAAAAACTGGCTAAATGGCAAGATGAAAAAGCAGGTAAAGTTGACGCTAAGAAAGGTGACCTTTCTACAGCTAAAGCTGATGCTAAAGCTAAAGCACTTGACGCTGAGAAAAAAGTTAACGAAGACCGTATTGCTGCTGCAAAGCAAGCTGAAGCCGATGCAATTGCTGCTGCCGCTCCTGCTGCTGAAGAAGCTACATCTGAAGAAACTGCTTCTGAAGAATCAACAGAAGAAACCCAAGCTTAA
- the rimM gene encoding ribosome maturation factor RimM (Essential for efficient processing of 16S rRNA): MRKEDCFYLGKIAKKFSYKGEVLAWLDTDDPGYYEDMESVFVEINKHLVPFFIVSSRIHKNDFLRIKFEDMESEEDADRIMGCGVYLPLTMLPKLEGDKFYFHEIIGFTASDKRLGDIGNIVGINDTSSQALFEIKKGDIEILVPMIDHFIVKVDRENKTIFLDTPEGLVDLYLE; this comes from the coding sequence ATGCGTAAAGAAGATTGTTTCTATTTAGGCAAGATCGCCAAAAAATTTAGTTACAAGGGAGAAGTACTAGCCTGGCTGGATACTGACGACCCTGGGTACTATGAAGATATGGAATCGGTGTTTGTTGAAATAAACAAACACCTGGTTCCATTTTTTATTGTTAGCAGCCGTATACACAAAAATGACTTCCTGCGCATTAAGTTCGAAGACATGGAAAGTGAAGAAGATGCTGATAGAATTATGGGTTGCGGTGTTTACCTCCCCCTTACCATGTTGCCAAAACTTGAAGGCGACAAATTTTACTTTCACGAAATCATAGGCTTTACCGCTTCAGACAAACGCCTGGGCGACATAGGTAATATTGTAGGCATAAACGACACCTCATCACAAGCTCTTTTTGAAATTAAAAAAGGCGATATTGAGATACTTGTACCCATGATAGATCACTTTATTGTAAAGGTAGACCGCGAAAATAAAACCATTTTCTTAGATACTCCCGAAGGACTGGTTGATCTTTACTTAGAGTAG
- a CDS encoding tRNA1(Val) (adenine(37)-N6)-methyltransferase: MFQFKQFNIQQDKCAMKVGTDGVLLGAWAPVTHNPYSILDIGAGTGLIALMLAQRSFAEQIDALEIDDAAYEQCVDNFENSPWGDRLFCYHAGLDEFMEEPEDEYDLIVSNPPFYTEDYTSGNEQRDAARFEASLPFEDLAEAAALLLSENGVLAVILPFKEEARFIALCREEGLFPFKITYVKGTPESDIKRSIMAFSRAEATDIITDELIIETARHQYTDEYIALTKDFYLKM, from the coding sequence TTGTTCCAGTTTAAGCAATTCAACATTCAGCAGGATAAATGTGCCATGAAGGTAGGTACCGATGGTGTATTGCTTGGCGCATGGGCACCTGTAACACATAATCCCTACAGCATACTGGATATTGGTGCAGGAACCGGGCTTATAGCCCTTATGCTGGCACAGCGTAGTTTTGCCGAACAGATAGATGCCCTGGAAATTGATGACGCTGCTTACGAGCAATGTGTAGATAATTTTGAAAACTCCCCATGGGGCGATAGGCTGTTTTGCTACCATGCCGGGCTGGATGAATTTATGGAAGAGCCCGAAGATGAATATGACCTGATTGTTAGCAATCCCCCTTTTTATACCGAAGATTACACGAGCGGAAACGAACAGCGCGATGCAGCCCGTTTTGAAGCCTCATTACCCTTTGAAGATCTGGCCGAAGCAGCCGCCCTGCTATTGAGCGAAAACGGCGTACTGGCTGTAATACTACCTTTTAAAGAAGAAGCACGTTTTATTGCACTTTGCCGCGAAGAAGGCTTGTTCCCTTTTAAAATTACATACGTAAAAGGCACTCCGGAAAGCGATATAAAACGCAGCATAATGGCGTTTAGCCGTGCTGAAGCTACAGATATCATCACAGATGAGCTGATTATAGAAACAGCTCGCCATCAATATACTGATGAGTATATTGCACTTACTAAAGATTTTTATCTGAAAATGTAA
- a CDS encoding carboxypeptidase-like regulatory domain-containing protein: MKLNTFLLIFLICCCHQAFAQTGIYDSKTRQPIAYAHVLVKSRAFGTSTNEQGKFPLRGVKEQDTLTISATHYAVKKIAYTKQLDSIFLNNNATLHPAVQLESRKGSTVKESFLLTGDEMSEPGLLFEVNDQITGQYFAPRPLYKDNPYLQGLSVKVFSTRKKQCLNVIIRAVGKDGKPGDYVYDKNILCEIKEDGPHTVRIDLAKLKIQLPPDGFFISFAKVVRKRSDAKSLVYVSTALNPVRGNPKYSAYTVRADDSGFKWIDYKNYTVMIELELGN; this comes from the coding sequence ATGAAATTAAATACATTCCTTTTAATTTTCTTGATTTGCTGCTGCCATCAGGCATTTGCGCAGACCGGTATTTATGATAGTAAAACAAGGCAACCTATAGCATATGCACACGTTCTTGTAAAAAGCAGGGCTTTTGGCACGAGTACAAATGAGCAGGGCAAATTTCCGTTAAGAGGTGTAAAGGAGCAAGATACCCTAACTATTAGCGCTACACATTATGCGGTTAAAAAAATAGCCTATACAAAACAACTGGACAGTATCTTTTTAAATAATAATGCCACACTACATCCGGCTGTACAATTAGAAAGTCGCAAGGGCAGTACGGTTAAAGAAAGTTTTTTGCTAACAGGTGATGAGATGTCTGAACCTGGTTTGCTTTTTGAAGTTAATGACCAGATTACAGGGCAGTACTTTGCACCCCGACCGCTGTATAAAGATAACCCTTATCTGCAGGGACTCTCGGTAAAAGTATTCAGTACCAGAAAAAAACAGTGTTTAAATGTTATTATCAGGGCTGTAGGTAAAGACGGTAAACCGGGTGATTATGTTTATGATAAGAATATTCTTTGCGAAATTAAAGAAGATGGCCCGCATACAGTGCGCATAGACCTGGCTAAATTAAAGATACAGTTACCGCCCGATGGGTTTTTTATCTCTTTTGCAAAAGTGGTGCGCAAGCGGTCTGATGCTAAGAGTTTGGTGTATGTTTCTACGGCTCTTAATCCTGTGCGTGGCAATCCTAAATACAGTGCATATACCGTGCGCGCAGATGATTCGGGCTTTAAGTGGATTGATTATAAAAATTACACGGTGATGATAGAGCTTGAGCTGGGCAATTGA
- a CDS encoding carboxypeptidase-like regulatory domain-containing protein, with product MKVYTLFVLVFLCCMQQAFPQTGLYDSNTKQPIAYANIIVKIRKYGTSTNEQGMFPEKGIKVSDTLTISALGYASKNVIYSPSTDSVFLNPAVIQLREVVIANRKGQKIKDGFLKGKSPIYENITAFESGKFFPPKAVYADYPYLDGFSVATYNSVKGQYFNVSIRAVDKNGQPGDYLYNKNLVCEVKKGKHVLHVDLEGHNIRLPEDGFYLLFERVFIGKVEKWSPPNIALYPNPEKGAPSYLCGINEDGTAFEWDKTVPHYTMAIELELSN from the coding sequence ATGAAAGTATATACATTATTTGTTCTTGTATTTCTTTGCTGCATGCAGCAGGCATTTCCCCAAACCGGTCTTTATGATAGTAATACAAAACAACCTATTGCCTATGCAAACATTATTGTAAAGATCAGGAAATATGGTACGAGCACAAATGAGCAGGGTATGTTTCCTGAAAAGGGGATAAAGGTATCAGACACCTTGACTATTTCTGCCTTAGGATACGCAAGCAAGAATGTAATTTATAGCCCGTCTACAGACAGTGTTTTTTTAAACCCCGCCGTCATACAACTGCGGGAGGTGGTTATAGCAAACCGCAAAGGCCAAAAAATTAAAGACGGTTTTTTGAAAGGAAAGTCGCCCATATATGAAAATATAACAGCCTTTGAGTCGGGTAAATTTTTTCCGCCTAAAGCCGTATATGCTGATTATCCTTATCTTGATGGTTTCTCTGTTGCTACATACAATAGTGTAAAGGGGCAGTATTTTAATGTTTCTATACGTGCTGTAGATAAAAACGGGCAGCCGGGCGATTATCTTTATAATAAAAATTTAGTATGCGAGGTAAAAAAAGGTAAACATGTTTTGCATGTAGACCTTGAAGGCCATAATATTAGATTGCCCGAAGATGGTTTTTACCTCCTGTTTGAACGTGTGTTTATAGGTAAAGTAGAAAAATGGTCTCCGCCAAATATTGCGCTGTACCCTAATCCTGAAAAGGGAGCACCAAGCTATCTTTGCGGTATTAATGAAGATGGTACTGCTTTTGAATGGGACAAAACTGTGCCGCATTACACCATGGCTATAGAACTTGAACTAAGCAATTAA
- a CDS encoding carboxypeptidase-like regulatory domain-containing protein: MKEIVVDRVWGNKAAIKYESYNSIKIIFNCLKVSRHIKIILNIVMHCNVGSKLKIIYKSRRQPGIKYQLNPKFLNILNLMKTNLIGKLLMFALTSMLFFVGYCCYGQSVTIVNVVTGQPVPFATVILNQDLKVTSGAYSNEDGQLTILGHYDFLEISCIGYESKKVFIDEVKEVIFLKEKTYQLDEVIINSNVNQKDLLVGYSKEKKTMFYGVSKGIITAVYIKNSHQVAARIKSFVFNILKCKHRFACRLHFYELDLLTGIPGKELLTDDFVFFVEKGEKGAKEINLSKLNLVFPNGGVCVGVEGLGACDAEGNLLPIAASLLFESFISQEMIYFERPVLFNNKGWDNVNKRVLHDYTEVLKTEASSDAYRVPSFGLTISSE, from the coding sequence TTGAAAGAAATCGTTGTTGACCGGGTTTGGGGTAATAAAGCAGCAATAAAATACGAATCATACAACTCGATTAAAATCATTTTTAATTGTTTAAAAGTGAGCCGGCATATTAAAATAATTCTTAATATTGTAATGCATTGCAATGTAGGGAGTAAGCTGAAAATCATTTATAAGAGTAGGCGCCAACCGGGGATTAAATACCAACTTAATCCTAAATTCTTAAATATTTTAAATCTTATGAAAACCAATCTGATTGGCAAACTCCTTATGTTTGCCCTAACTTCTATGTTGTTTTTCGTAGGATATTGCTGCTATGGGCAAAGTGTTACTATTGTTAATGTTGTAACCGGGCAGCCTGTTCCGTTTGCTACTGTAATTTTGAATCAGGATTTAAAAGTCACATCTGGTGCGTATAGCAATGAAGATGGCCAATTAACGATATTAGGTCACTATGATTTCTTAGAAATCAGTTGTATTGGATATGAGTCAAAGAAAGTTTTTATAGATGAGGTTAAAGAAGTAATCTTTTTAAAAGAAAAAACGTATCAGCTTGATGAAGTAATTATAAACAGTAATGTTAATCAAAAAGATTTGCTTGTAGGTTACTCAAAAGAAAAAAAGACTATGTTTTATGGTGTTTCTAAAGGGATAATTACTGCAGTTTATATAAAGAATTCTCATCAGGTAGCTGCAAGAATAAAATCATTTGTCTTTAACATACTTAAATGTAAACACAGATTTGCATGCAGGCTTCATTTTTACGAATTAGATTTGTTAACCGGTATTCCCGGAAAAGAGCTTTTAACTGACGACTTTGTTTTTTTTGTAGAAAAAGGAGAAAAGGGGGCAAAAGAAATTAATCTTTCAAAACTAAATTTAGTGTTCCCAAATGGAGGTGTATGCGTAGGTGTAGAAGGTTTAGGGGCTTGTGATGCAGAAGGTAATCTGTTGCCAATAGCCGCTTCTCTTCTTTTTGAATCGTTTATAAGTCAGGAAATGATATATTTTGAAAGGCCTGTGTTATTTAATAATAAGGGTTGGGATAATGTAAATAAAAGGGTTTTACATGATTATACTGAAGTGCTTAAAACAGAGGCGTCTTCTGATGCCTATAGGGTACCCTCTTTTGGGCTTACAATAAGCAGTGAGTAA